The following proteins come from a genomic window of Bactrocera dorsalis isolate Fly_Bdor chromosome 6, ASM2337382v1, whole genome shotgun sequence:
- the LOC105224258 gene encoding homeobox protein onecut, giving the protein MKNLRNSIIKISMASISDIIDQQSLTSQLVDESGLITATASSASARRVSDVGVSVDHASLSQNSALVDGHRTPSSSPTSALSAHNVIIDDHNVVAHTVVTTSDGTITDVEGAGPVVMVRTIIDGLSHSPVHSTFQTSTTVSAQSQHEQQLNRQHVDNQHRHLYQHHQLVTSPHQQLLQIANEHQNLQDLGEHHTQQKQKDRLHDGSPVNFVGSDVTLNELSVCSSPNSGTATNIIEIKQEDQVVVIEEHDEGSKKIGKQRDENHCSDRRTLDVPHIDVDVGVSGIDELSTDAVEVTLNQHHHQHVQLHQQQLLHHHYVSAGGNRNGSNSMSQNSHDSLHERQQSHHGHQDGVSNNNYRNTLSAPQTSDHQASHHETLTVIVQQHEDSRDSASHMLSPELGAVDENSLQPTSYQTLTSVNERISPPSFSPTSSYATLTPLQPLPPISTMSEKFAYGGHINGGGVSVGGNCVGGGAGSNSNSSSSGVGPFAVMPNQGSLGGLSLSSLSGVQSPYSSYDKLPSIGMSMSPSHNYSTSPSHTLSGMVVACELHTASPSPCGALSPQSAYSHSTELHSPTLSSTCKTTTDGIITNNVSGNTNLTTGTTSLHINQSDSRKHVICLSQPVTIGNGTVVEENVVVTGYESPYSIHQRDLLVTSTPSSSSTSGERNSHLHLQHSPILSPHSVSAGSVSLNSPGSCSMINQPIVTLPPINGAMATLSAASLGSRDIPDISRLEQDAVAVSLTPSPPPNDMMGTATTLLTIQQPMSHTHSQQQHLVTVTSQQHHIGKQSHPVTSDCNLNVSSSSLRLPSVMGGQNLLSNNNTLCNMGQPQRQLSQQHSQSDQQHLQLNIQHVTTINNGSNSSSGSSGCNTIGGGGSTCSSSGGASGGAGIGSGGSGALTSSADMEEINTKDLAQRISAELKRYSIPQAIFAQRVLCRSQGTLSDLLRNPKPWSKLKSGRETFRRMFKWLQEPEFQRMSALRMAAAQIPQRSSTSSNSGQVSNSTSIGTNNVIVSNISNCGNVSGNGMCRRKEEPHIEHMPQPKKPRLVFTDLQRRTLQAIFKETKRPSKEMQVTIARQLGLEPTTVGNFFMNARRRSMDKWRDDDSIGLGTHRHSSSGNGNNRLSNNNSNNNHRSYHHQQYQHSHQHHQSLSPSNQHSLDLDDDADMDLHLSHDDFDLEGEHVNDPANHDML; this is encoded by the exons ATGAAAAACTTACGTAATTCGATTATCAAGATAAGCATGGCGTCGATAAGCGATATTATCGATCAGCAGTCACTCACCAGTCAGCTAGTCGACGAGAGCGGTTTGATAACCGCCACTGCATCTTCAGCGTCTGCACGGCGTGTGTCCGATGTTGGCGTGAGCGTGGATCACGCATCATTGTCGCAAAATTCAGCGCTAGTAGATGGGCATCGCACGCCGTCATCTTCACCGACTTCAGCTCTCTCTGCCCACAATGTCATCATAGACGATCATAATGTGGTTGCACATACAGTAGTAACAACCAGTGATGGAACCATCACAGACGTAGAAGGTGCTGGCCCAGTCGTAATGGTACGCACAATTATTGATGGCCTTAGTCATAGCCCGGTGCATTCGACATTTCAAACGTCAACAACAGTTTCCGCTCAAAGTCAACATGAACAACAGTTGAATAGGCAGCATGTAGACAATCAACATCGTCATTTATATCAGCATCATCAGCTTGTGACATCACCTCATCAACAGCTGTTACAAATTGCAAATGAACATCAAAATCTCCAAGACCTTGGAGAGCATCACactcagcaaaaacaaaaagatcgTTTACATGATGGCAGCCCTGTGAACTTTGTAGGCTCCGATGTTACTCTTAATGAATTGTCAGTTTGTTCTTCGCCAAACTCTGGCACTGCAACAAACATTATTGAAATCAAACAGGAGGACCAAGTGGTTGTAATAGAGGAGCATGACGAAGGCAGTAAAAAGATTGGTAAGCAAAGAGATGAAAATCATTGTAGCGACCGTAGAACCTTAGATGTACCTCATATTGATGTTGACGTCGGTGTAAGTGGAATCGATGAACTTTCAACGGACGCAGTGGAGGTGACATTAAATCAACATCACCATCAACATGTTCAATTACACCAACAGCAATTGCTGCACCATCACTACGTGAGCGCTGGAGGTAATAGAAATGGCAGCAATTCGATGTCGCAGAATTCCCATGATAGTTTACATGAACGTCAGCAGTCACATCATGGTCATCAGGATGGCGTATCAAATAACAACTATAGAAATACGCTTTCTGCACCACAGACAAGTGATCATCAAGCATCGCATCACGAAACTTTGACAGTAATTGTGCAACAACATGAAGATTCCCGCGACTCCGCTTCTCATATGCTTAGTCCAGAGCTAGGCGCTGTTGATGAAAACTCTCTTCAACCGACTTCTTATCAAACTTTGACATCGGTGAATGAGCGCATTTCTCCGCCCAGCTTTAGCCCAACATCTTCATATGCGACATTGACACCGTTGCAACCATTACCACCTATATCAACAATGTCCGAAAAGTTTGCTTACGGTGGCCATATAAATGGCGGCGGTGTAAGCGTCGGTGGTAATTGTGTTGGAGGTGGTGCTGGTAGTAATAGCAATTCCTCATCGAGTGGCGTTGGGCCATTTGCAGTAATGCCGAATCAGGGCAGTCTGGGTGGTCTTAGTTTAAGCAGCCTTAGTGGAGTACAATCGCCATATTCTTCTTATGATAAGCTACCATCAATAGGTATGTCAATGTCACCTTCACACAATTACAGTACCTCACCATCGCATACTTTATCGGGCATGGTGGTAGCGTGTGAATTACATACTGCATCCCCAAGCCCATGTGGTGCCCTCTCTCCACAATCTGCATATAGCCATTCTACTGAATTGCACTCTCCTACGCTGTCGTCTACCTGTAAAACAACTACCGATGGTATTATCACTAACAATGTCTCTGGTAACACCAATCTTACTACTGGGACAACATCTCTTCATATTAACCAGTCTGATTCACGAAAGCATGTTATATGTCTTTCCCAACCCGTAACTATTGGTAATGGAACGGTGGTTGAGGaaaatgttgttgtaacgggttACGAATCACCATACAGTATACATCAGCGGGATCTCTTGGTGACTTCAACACCATCGTCCTCCTCCACATCCGGTGAACGAAATTCCCATTTGCATTTACAGCACAGCCCTATTTTGAGTCCACATTCTGTATCAGCTGGTTCAGTATCGTTAAATTCTCCAGGAAGCTGTAGTATGATCAATCAACCTATCGTAACATTGCCGCCCATAAATGGAGCAATGGCAACTTTATCCGCTGCTTCGCTAGGCAGTAGAGATATCCCTGACATTTCACGGCTGGAACAAGATGCTGTTGCTGTATCGCTTACACCATCGCCTCCGCCAAACGATATGATGGGAACAGCTACAACTCTTCTAACCATCCAACAACCCATGAGTCATACGCATTCACAACAGCAACATTTAGTCACTGTAACATCACAACAGCACCACATTGGCAAACAGTCACATCCTGTAACCAGCGACTGCAACTTAAATGTTAGCAGCAGTAGCTTGCGTCTCCCCAGTGTAATGGGTGGACAAAATTTgcttagcaacaacaatactttATGCAATATGGGACAGCCGCAGCGCCAACTTTCTCAACAGCATTCTCAAAGTGATCAACAGCACTTACAACTTAATATTCAACATGTAACAACTATTAATAATGGTAGTAACAGTTCGAGTGGATCTAGTGGTTGCAATACAATAGGTGGCGGTGGCAGTACCTGTAGTAGCAGTGGGGGGGCAAGTGGCGGTGCTGGTATTGGAAGTGGAGGAAGTGGTGCTCTCACCAGCAGTGCCGATATGGAGGAAATCAATACTAAAGATCTGGCCCAGCGCATATCTGCAGAATTGAAACGATATAGTATTCCGCAGGCAATATTTGCACAGCGCGTGCTTTGTCGTTCACAAGGTACACTCTCTGATCTCCTGCGTAACCCCAAGCCTTGGTCAAAACTCAAGTCCGGCCGCGAGACTTTCCGACGTATGTTCAAATGGTTACAAGAACCAGAGTTTCAACGAATGTCAGCGCTACGGATGGCAGCAGCACAGATACCCCAACGTAGCAGCACCAGCAGTAATAGCGGCCAAGTGAGCAATTCAACTAGTATTGGTACTAACAACGTTATCGTTTCAAATATATCCAATTGTG GTAATGTAAGCGGAAACGGGATGTGCCGTCGTAAAGAAGAGCCTCATATAGAGCATATGCCCCAACCAAAGAAGCCGCGACTGGTATTCACTGATCTGCAGAGGCGAACACTTCAAGCAATATTTAAA GAAACAAAGAGGCCTTCGAAAGAGATGCAAGTAACAATTGCTCGTCAATTGGGATTAGAACCGACCACGGTAGGGAATTTCTTTATGAATGCACGTCGTCGTTCTATGGATAAATGGCGTGATGATGATTCAATAGGTTTAGGCACGCATCGTCATAGTAGCAGTGGCAACGGAAACAATCgcttaagtaataataatagcaataataatcACCGCAGCTATCATCACCAACAATATCAGCATTCACATCAACATCATCAGTCGCTTTCGCCGAGCAATCAGCATTCATTAGATTTAGATGATGATGCTGATATGGACTTGCACTTGAGCCATGATGATTTCGACCTAGAAGGTGAACACGTTAATGATCCAGCTAATCACGATATGTTGTGA